In Nonomuraea muscovyensis, one genomic interval encodes:
- a CDS encoding ABC transporter substrate-binding protein, whose protein sequence is MRMRRSVLPALGLAGMMVAAACGGGGSGTSGGARDTGGTVTLDWEMWAGSEDEKAQLDHLAALVTQKHPTIRVRLRTAPFNDYFTKLQTEFAAGKQPCVVSMQSLRLSAYADLLEPLDGKADTQGFAPSALETLKLGGKQLALPYDLASMLLYYNKDAFAKAGVAEPKSGWTVADFEQAAKKLSTGGKAGFGMSFADLHSLSLMLSYNGAQPVTPDVKLQFDSRPMADALTWYAGLAASKAALVPASSSDVGWGETQFVNGNAMMAVDGSWNIGSAVKDAKFAVGFAPLPAGSGGAKTYLAASGFGVAKGCPYPQEAVKAVSVLAGPDAQAYLAGQGRSFPSRTDQQATYEEFLVKQDPRNAEAVRGAIASLKDGLAGGVPLFTTKNWDSVSKLMAQYLIQVYTGDQAPEAALGTIQQQSARGQ, encoded by the coding sequence ATGCGCATGCGCAGAAGCGTCCTGCCGGCCCTGGGGCTGGCAGGCATGATGGTCGCCGCCGCGTGCGGCGGCGGAGGTTCCGGCACGTCGGGCGGTGCCCGGGACACCGGAGGCACCGTCACGCTGGACTGGGAGATGTGGGCCGGCAGCGAGGACGAGAAGGCCCAGCTCGACCATCTCGCAGCGCTCGTCACCCAGAAACACCCCACCATCAGGGTGAGACTCCGCACGGCGCCGTTCAACGACTACTTCACCAAACTTCAGACCGAGTTCGCGGCCGGCAAGCAGCCGTGCGTGGTGTCCATGCAGAGCCTGCGCCTCAGCGCCTACGCCGACCTGCTGGAGCCGCTCGACGGCAAGGCCGACACCCAGGGCTTCGCCCCCTCCGCCCTGGAGACGCTCAAGCTGGGCGGCAAGCAGCTCGCCCTGCCGTACGACCTGGCCTCGATGCTCCTCTACTACAACAAGGACGCCTTCGCCAAGGCGGGCGTGGCCGAGCCGAAGAGCGGCTGGACCGTCGCCGACTTCGAGCAGGCGGCCAAGAAGCTCTCCACCGGAGGCAAGGCCGGGTTCGGCATGTCCTTCGCCGACCTGCACTCCCTGTCGCTCATGCTGTCCTACAACGGGGCCCAGCCGGTCACCCCGGACGTGAAGCTGCAGTTCGACAGCCGGCCCATGGCGGACGCGCTCACCTGGTACGCCGGCCTGGCCGCGAGCAAGGCGGCGCTGGTGCCGGCCAGCTCGTCCGACGTGGGCTGGGGCGAGACGCAGTTCGTCAACGGCAACGCCATGATGGCGGTCGACGGGTCGTGGAACATCGGCTCGGCGGTCAAGGACGCCAAGTTCGCGGTCGGCTTCGCGCCGCTGCCCGCCGGGTCCGGCGGGGCCAAGACCTACCTCGCCGCCTCCGGCTTCGGCGTCGCCAAGGGCTGCCCCTACCCGCAGGAGGCCGTCAAGGCCGTATCGGTGCTGGCCGGGCCGGACGCCCAGGCCTACCTCGCCGGGCAGGGCCGCAGCTTCCCGTCGCGCACCGACCAGCAGGCCACCTACGAGGAGTTCCTCGTCAAGCAGGACCCGCGCAACGCCGAGGCGGTGCGCGGCGCGATCGCCTCGCTCAAGGACGGCCTGGCCGGCGGCGTCCCCCTGTTCACCACCAAGAACTGGGACAGCGTCAGCAAGCTCATGGCGCAGTACCTCATCCAGGTCTACACCGGTGACCAGGCGCCCGAGGCCGCGCTCGGCACGATCCAGCAGCAGAGCGCCCGCGGCCAGTGA
- a CDS encoding nucleoside deaminase has product MRLALAEAVAAGARGEVPVGAVVLDPLGEVLAAAGNDRESGADPTAHAEMLALRAAARRRGQWRLDGCTLVVTLEPCTMCAGAAVLARVARIVYGATDEKGGAVGSLWDVVRDRRLNHRPEVVMGVLAEECSAALKEFFATRRIR; this is encoded by the coding sequence ATGCGCCTGGCCCTGGCCGAGGCCGTCGCCGCGGGGGCCCGCGGTGAGGTGCCCGTCGGGGCCGTGGTGCTCGACCCGCTCGGCGAGGTGCTGGCGGCCGCGGGCAACGACCGCGAGTCCGGCGCCGACCCGACCGCCCACGCCGAGATGCTGGCGCTGCGGGCGGCGGCGCGGCGGCGCGGGCAGTGGCGGCTCGACGGCTGCACGCTCGTGGTCACGCTGGAGCCCTGCACGATGTGCGCGGGCGCGGCCGTGCTCGCCCGGGTGGCGCGCATCGTGTACGGCGCGACGGACGAGAAGGGCGGCGCCGTGGGCTCGCTCTGGGACGTCGTCAGGGACCGCCGGCTCAACCATCGCCCCGAGGTCGTCATGGGCGTGCTGGCCGAAGAGTGCTCGGCTGCGCTCAAGGAGTTCTTCGCCACTCGGCGGATCCGGTAA
- a CDS encoding ROK family transcriptional regulator, which produces MSDMPPPPYREDLIKAEILAMLGSRPLNRSQIAAGLGLGAATVTEHTRRLIELGFLRELPPQVSGRGRPKVPLEVVPDAAYTLGLRVHSDHLMGVLARLDGSEVARFTRPFSPTGDPVRQLAAACEDVLRDPATGSRVLGIGLAVPGVIDPGTGTVRLSPRMGWTDLPLQPPLAARLPVPVLIDNDTRASTTGELLYGTGRDHDDFLVLAIGDGVGMGIVLGRRVHRGPDGVAGEFGHVPTGPGGPKCVCGRRGCVDAYVADYALAAEAVARGLVGAPPTLEGLRRLAADDAPGMRDLLAEAGEILGRAVAGVVNVLAVRALTVIGESHVLWPYLAPGFHRAVDEGVIAALPGLEITLRPWDDSGHARGAASLVLAASLAS; this is translated from the coding sequence ATGAGCGACATGCCCCCACCCCCGTACCGGGAAGACCTGATCAAGGCGGAGATCCTCGCCATGCTCGGGTCACGGCCGCTCAACCGGTCACAGATCGCCGCCGGGCTGGGCCTCGGCGCCGCGACGGTGACCGAGCACACCCGCCGCCTGATCGAGCTGGGCTTCCTGCGCGAGCTGCCGCCGCAGGTCAGCGGCCGAGGACGGCCGAAGGTGCCGCTGGAGGTCGTCCCCGACGCCGCCTACACGCTGGGCCTGCGCGTCCACTCCGACCACCTGATGGGCGTGCTGGCCCGGCTCGACGGGAGCGAGGTGGCCCGCTTCACCCGGCCGTTCTCGCCCACGGGCGACCCCGTGCGGCAGCTCGCGGCGGCGTGCGAGGACGTGCTGCGCGATCCCGCGACCGGCTCGCGGGTGCTCGGCATCGGGTTGGCCGTCCCGGGCGTGATCGACCCCGGCACCGGCACGGTACGGCTGTCACCGCGCATGGGGTGGACCGACCTGCCGCTCCAGCCGCCGCTGGCGGCGCGCCTGCCGGTGCCCGTGCTGATCGACAACGACACCCGCGCCTCCACCACGGGAGAGCTGCTCTACGGCACCGGCCGCGACCACGACGACTTCCTCGTGCTGGCCATCGGCGACGGCGTGGGGATGGGCATCGTGCTGGGCCGCCGGGTCCATCGCGGCCCCGACGGGGTGGCCGGCGAGTTCGGCCACGTGCCCACCGGTCCGGGCGGCCCGAAGTGCGTGTGCGGACGGCGCGGCTGCGTCGACGCGTACGTCGCGGACTACGCGCTCGCCGCCGAGGCCGTGGCGCGCGGCCTGGTCGGCGCGCCGCCGACGCTGGAGGGGCTGCGCCGCCTCGCCGCCGACGACGCCCCGGGCATGCGCGATCTGCTCGCCGAGGCCGGCGAGATCCTCGGCCGGGCCGTCGCCGGCGTGGTGAACGTGCTGGCCGTGCGGGCGCTGACCGTCATCGGGGAGAGCCACGTCCTGTGGCCGTACCTCGCGCCCGGCTTCCACCGCGCGGTCGACGAGGGGGTCATCGCGGCGCTGCCCGGACTGGAGATCACCCTCAGGCCGTGGGACGACAGCGGTCACGCCCGCGGCGCGGCCAGCCTGGTGCTGGCTGCGAGTCTCGCCTCCTGA
- the ypfJ gene encoding KPN_02809 family neutral zinc metallopeptidase: protein MDFRDNANLDASQVEDVGGSGGGGGRFPGGMVIGGGGIIGLIVTIAVILLNSLGDGGSGAEQPVGAQPTSNLAQQCRTGKDADQSEKCRVVGVVNSIQDYWRDEVSGYRPAKTVLYSGGVRTACGAADSSVGPFYCPADQRVYLDLSFFDDLHSRFGAKGGPFAQAYVIAHEYGHHVQNLVGGLEGGGSVATELQADCYAGVWAKNAVDTGFYDKPFTDTEIAEALDAAAAVGDDRIQQRTQGRVDPESFTHGSSRQRVDAFKQGYTTGQPTRCDTAELG, encoded by the coding sequence ATGGACTTCAGAGACAACGCCAACCTCGACGCCTCCCAGGTGGAGGACGTCGGCGGCAGCGGCGGGGGCGGGGGCAGGTTCCCCGGCGGCATGGTCATCGGCGGCGGGGGCATCATCGGCCTGATCGTGACGATCGCCGTCATCCTGCTGAACAGCCTCGGTGACGGCGGGAGCGGCGCCGAGCAGCCGGTGGGAGCGCAGCCCACCTCCAACCTCGCCCAGCAGTGCCGGACCGGCAAGGACGCCGACCAGTCGGAGAAGTGCCGGGTCGTGGGCGTGGTCAACAGCATCCAGGACTACTGGAGGGACGAGGTCTCCGGCTACCGGCCGGCCAAGACGGTCCTCTACAGCGGCGGCGTGCGCACCGCGTGCGGCGCGGCCGACTCCTCGGTAGGTCCCTTCTACTGTCCCGCCGACCAGCGCGTCTACCTGGACCTGAGCTTCTTCGACGACCTCCACAGCCGCTTCGGTGCCAAGGGCGGGCCGTTCGCCCAGGCATACGTGATCGCCCACGAGTACGGCCACCACGTGCAGAACCTCGTCGGCGGCCTCGAAGGCGGCGGCTCGGTGGCCACGGAGCTGCAGGCCGACTGCTACGCGGGCGTGTGGGCCAAGAACGCCGTCGACACCGGCTTCTACGACAAGCCGTTCACCGACACCGAGATCGCCGAGGCCCTCGACGCGGCCGCCGCGGTCGGTGACGACCGCATCCAGCAGCGGACCCAGGGCCGGGTCGATCCCGAGTCGTTCACCCACGGCTCCTCCCGGCAGCGTGTCGACGCCTTCAAACAGGGCTACACGACCGGTCAGCCCACCCGCTGCGACACCGCTGAGCTGGGATAA
- a CDS encoding carbohydrate ABC transporter permease produces MRASRVLSHILLAGVALAFLYPLLFAVATALKPPGETFGSPTALIGSELRWRNFAEVFDYVPFERYIGNGVLVSGVGTLVVLAASALSAYAFAALRWRGRDGVFLVFLATMMVPQEVLVVPMFLLMQAFGWVDSYQALIFPWAFTAFGTFLLRQFFRSVPGELREAARLDGAGELRIFLGVMLPLARPALGVLAVFTFIGYWNSFLWPLIMINDVNARGTVPLGLQLFFGQNGNQWHLVMAASVISILPTLLLLVALQKHLVKGIATAGLAGR; encoded by the coding sequence ATGAGAGCTAGCCGCGTGCTGTCGCACATCCTGCTGGCCGGCGTCGCCCTGGCGTTCCTCTACCCGCTGCTCTTCGCCGTCGCCACGGCGCTCAAGCCGCCGGGCGAGACGTTCGGCTCGCCGACCGCGCTGATCGGCTCCGAGCTGCGCTGGCGCAACTTCGCCGAGGTCTTCGACTACGTGCCGTTCGAGCGCTACATCGGCAACGGCGTGCTCGTGTCGGGCGTGGGCACCCTCGTCGTGCTGGCCGCCTCGGCGCTGTCGGCCTACGCCTTCGCCGCGCTGCGCTGGCGCGGCCGGGACGGCGTCTTCCTCGTCTTCCTGGCCACCATGATGGTGCCGCAGGAGGTGCTGGTCGTGCCGATGTTCCTGCTCATGCAGGCGTTCGGCTGGGTGGACAGCTACCAGGCGCTCATCTTCCCGTGGGCGTTCACCGCCTTCGGCACGTTCCTGCTGCGGCAGTTCTTCAGGAGCGTGCCGGGCGAGCTGCGCGAGGCGGCGCGCCTCGACGGCGCCGGAGAGCTGCGCATCTTCCTGGGCGTCATGCTGCCGCTCGCCAGGCCCGCCCTGGGGGTGCTCGCGGTGTTCACCTTCATCGGCTACTGGAACAGCTTCCTGTGGCCGCTCATCATGATCAACGATGTGAACGCCAGGGGCACCGTGCCGCTCGGCCTGCAGCTCTTCTTCGGCCAGAACGGCAACCAGTGGCACCTGGTCATGGCCGCCTCCGTCATCTCCATCCTGCCCACCCTGCTGCTGCTCGTCGCGCTGCAGAAACACCTGGTGAAAGGAATCGCCACGGCCGGGCTGGCCGGGCGCTGA
- a CDS encoding tRNA adenosine deaminase-associated protein: MAANTFSAAFVKTTGGWSGAEVDLGEAEIVDDLGDAVTEALGLSGDELALLCVEVEDEWFAIARYFGEDEPRVFLSDAHAIAPGSLGELFAEFAGVAPEKEGNTLGVRPAGDFELLSDLGISSDELLELSMEEGVLPADVLSVIAERLSFGDELDRLR; this comes from the coding sequence ATGGCGGCCAACACCTTTTCCGCGGCGTTCGTCAAGACCACCGGCGGCTGGAGCGGCGCCGAGGTCGACCTGGGCGAAGCCGAGATCGTCGACGACCTCGGCGACGCCGTGACGGAGGCCCTCGGCCTGTCGGGCGACGAGCTGGCGCTGCTCTGTGTCGAGGTGGAGGACGAGTGGTTCGCCATCGCGCGCTACTTCGGCGAGGACGAGCCGCGGGTGTTCCTCTCCGACGCCCACGCGATCGCGCCCGGCAGCCTCGGTGAGCTGTTCGCCGAGTTCGCGGGCGTGGCCCCCGAGAAGGAGGGCAACACGCTCGGCGTGCGGCCGGCGGGTGACTTCGAGTTGCTCAGCGACCTCGGCATCAGCTCCGACGAACTGCTGGAGCTCAGCATGGAGGAGGGCGTGCTCCCGGCCGACGTGCTTTCGGTGATCGCCGAGCGGCTGTCGTTCGGCGACGAGCTCGACCGGTTGCGGTGA
- a CDS encoding LysE family translocator — MTTGLIGIALVSLGMVLTPGPNMIYLVSRSITQGRRAGLISLTGVALGFTIYLTATCLGLTAIFAYVPAAYTALKLAGAAYLLWLAWTAVRPGGTSAFEPRELEAEPPRRLFAMGLFTCLLNPKIAILYLSLLPQFIDPAMGDVLLQSLALGSVQIAIGTLVNGLIAISAGALAAFLARRPLWLRVQRYFMGTVLAGIAVHLATDRSRALTTA, encoded by the coding sequence ATGACCACAGGCTTGATCGGGATCGCCCTGGTGTCACTGGGCATGGTCCTCACCCCCGGCCCGAACATGATCTACCTGGTGTCCAGGTCGATCACCCAGGGTCGCCGTGCCGGTCTCATCTCGCTCACGGGCGTGGCCCTGGGCTTCACGATCTATCTGACCGCGACCTGTCTGGGTCTGACCGCGATCTTCGCGTACGTGCCCGCCGCGTACACGGCGCTGAAGCTCGCCGGGGCCGCCTACCTGCTCTGGCTCGCCTGGACCGCCGTCCGGCCCGGCGGCACCTCGGCCTTCGAGCCGCGCGAGCTGGAGGCCGAGCCGCCGCGCCGGCTGTTCGCCATGGGCCTGTTCACCTGCCTGCTGAACCCCAAGATCGCGATCCTCTACCTCTCGCTGCTGCCGCAGTTCATCGACCCGGCCATGGGTGACGTGCTGCTGCAGAGCCTGGCGCTCGGCTCGGTGCAGATCGCGATCGGCACCCTGGTGAACGGCCTGATCGCGATCTCCGCGGGGGCCCTGGCCGCGTTCCTCGCCCGCCGGCCGCTGTGGCTGCGGGTGCAGCGCTACTTCATGGGCACCGTCCTGGCCGGCATCGCCGTCCACCTGGCCACCGACCGTTCCCGGGCGCTCACGACGGCCTAG
- a CDS encoding TetR/AcrR family transcriptional regulator — protein sequence MARPRAFDEERVLDAAMRAFWAGGYEGTSTRDLCAATGLDRSSVYNAFTSKHELFKRALTRYLDTMTAAQVEILGAGGQSAAERVRALLAKIIDDEFRHRGGGPSIGCLSVNTTVELAGHDEEISRLLDRDLRRRLDSFEAVIEEARRAGDIVSDRDSASLARYLNAVIAGIRVSAKGGAGRADLEAIAATALDVLVR from the coding sequence ATGGCCAGACCACGGGCGTTCGACGAGGAACGGGTCCTGGACGCGGCGATGCGCGCGTTCTGGGCGGGCGGCTACGAGGGCACGTCCACCCGCGACCTCTGCGCGGCCACCGGCCTCGACCGCAGCAGCGTCTACAACGCCTTCACCAGCAAGCACGAGCTGTTCAAGCGGGCACTGACCCGCTACCTCGACACCATGACCGCAGCCCAGGTCGAGATCCTCGGCGCGGGCGGGCAGTCCGCCGCCGAGCGCGTCCGCGCGCTCCTCGCGAAGATCATCGACGACGAGTTCCGCCACCGGGGCGGCGGCCCCAGCATCGGGTGCCTGAGCGTCAACACCACCGTGGAGCTCGCCGGGCACGACGAGGAGATCTCCCGCCTGCTCGATCGCGACCTGCGCAGGCGGCTCGACTCGTTCGAGGCCGTGATCGAGGAGGCGCGGCGGGCCGGCGACATCGTCTCCGACCGCGACTCCGCCTCCCTCGCCCGCTATCTCAACGCCGTGATCGCCGGGATCCGGGTGTCGGCCAAGGGCGGCGCCGGCCGCGCCGACCTGGAGGCCATCGCCGCGACCGCCCTGGACGTCCTGGTCCGCTGA
- a CDS encoding alpha-L-fucosidase gives MLFFDRRTGPDLGADAPDYPDRPVPDWYRDAKFGVFVHWGLYSVGGWAPPRRPGQDVPVELEYSHHQYAEWYANTLRIPGSPTGAFHESAFGVGTSYEDLADDWAAERYDPDGWMRLFAACGARYVVPTAKHHDGFCLWDTATTRFSSVHRGPRRDVVAELAAAARSAGLRFGLYYSGALDWHVSHFPPIRSLTDLFTYRRNDPAFARYCFDQVRELVERHRPDVLWNDIDWPDSAKAAGPHSLAALFGHYYERVPEGVVNDRWGVPHRGFRTREYRTETTAPEWTWEATRGLGASFGYNRAEDDTHLIDAAELVHLLVDTVAKNGNLLLNISPRGDGSLPGAQVGRLRDLGRWLAAHPHAVYGTRPWRRHAEPAGAPLRYTVRPDGALNVIALDPAHGGFRLPADLLGVAVRGPGAYWGEGPAQIDPDGTVTVPPALRHLPAAVLTLPPSGP, from the coding sequence ATGCTCTTCTTCGATCGCCGTACGGGTCCCGACCTCGGCGCGGACGCGCCGGACTACCCCGACAGACCGGTGCCCGACTGGTACCGGGACGCCAAGTTCGGCGTGTTCGTCCACTGGGGGCTGTACTCGGTCGGCGGATGGGCGCCGCCGCGCCGGCCGGGCCAGGACGTGCCCGTGGAGCTCGAGTACAGCCACCACCAGTACGCCGAGTGGTACGCCAACACCCTGCGCATCCCCGGCTCGCCGACCGGCGCGTTCCACGAGAGCGCCTTCGGCGTCGGCACCTCCTACGAGGACCTGGCCGACGACTGGGCGGCCGAGAGGTACGACCCCGACGGCTGGATGCGGCTCTTCGCCGCGTGCGGGGCGCGCTACGTGGTGCCGACGGCCAAGCACCACGACGGCTTCTGCCTGTGGGACACCGCCACGACCCGCTTCTCCAGCGTCCACCGGGGGCCCCGCCGCGACGTCGTCGCCGAGTTGGCCGCCGCCGCCCGGTCGGCCGGGCTGCGCTTCGGGCTCTACTACTCCGGGGCACTCGACTGGCACGTGTCGCACTTCCCGCCGATCCGGTCGCTGACCGACCTGTTCACCTACCGCCGCAACGACCCGGCCTTCGCCCGTTACTGCTTCGACCAGGTGCGGGAGCTGGTCGAACGGCACCGGCCCGACGTGCTGTGGAACGACATCGACTGGCCCGACTCCGCCAAGGCCGCCGGGCCGCACAGCCTGGCCGCGCTGTTCGGGCACTACTACGAGCGCGTGCCCGAGGGAGTGGTCAACGACCGGTGGGGCGTGCCGCATCGGGGCTTCCGCACCCGCGAGTACCGCACCGAGACCACCGCGCCGGAGTGGACGTGGGAGGCGACGCGCGGTCTCGGCGCCTCGTTCGGCTACAACCGCGCAGAGGACGACACCCACCTCATCGACGCCGCCGAACTGGTCCATCTCCTCGTGGACACCGTCGCCAAGAACGGCAACCTGCTGCTCAACATCAGCCCGCGCGGCGACGGCTCCCTGCCCGGTGCGCAGGTCGGCCGGCTGCGCGACCTCGGCCGCTGGCTGGCCGCCCACCCGCACGCCGTCTACGGCACCCGGCCCTGGCGCCGCCACGCCGAGCCGGCGGGCGCGCCGCTGCGCTACACGGTCCGCCCCGACGGGGCGCTCAACGTGATCGCGCTCGACCCGGCGCACGGCGGTTTCCGCCTGCCCGCCGACCTGCTCGGCGTGGCGGTGCGAGGGCCGGGCGCCTACTGGGGCGAGGGCCCGGCGCAGATCGACCCGGACGGGACCGTCACCGTCCCCCCGGCCCTGCGTCACCTGCCGGCCGCCGTTCTGACCCTGCCGCCATCCGGCCCGTAG
- a CDS encoding MFS transporter produces MPRAVYVLALGIFAMVTSEFAVAGLMPRLAAGLDATIPQIGYLITAFAVAMAVGGPFMTVALMRLPPRTALMTLFAVFLVGNVLAAVAPTYAVMLVARVITGVASQAFFGVAVSLTVRLTPPEVRGRAIAVVMNGLMVGTLLGLPLSTFVGDRLGWRAAFWAVSALTLVAALATTAGVPRLERSQDDRAGLRRQLGVFRNPRLWLALSTSTLIIGATFSAFSYLNPILTRLTGFAAGTVPLLLVAYGAAAVAGNIVVGRLADRHTIGVQVYGLALNAVFLAGFALLAHVSVPALLFMLGVGLVGVTMNPAMVTRVQRAGNAGPLVNTVHSSFITLGVIVGSSAGGLAIDAAGLRAPLWLGAALAVLGLLTLVPELVHRPAAGRPMRGTADTGRATGRMAAGSERRPAGDAGPGGR; encoded by the coding sequence TTGCCCCGTGCCGTGTACGTGCTGGCCCTCGGCATCTTCGCCATGGTCACCAGCGAGTTCGCCGTAGCGGGGCTGATGCCCCGGCTCGCCGCCGGCCTCGACGCCACGATCCCGCAGATCGGCTACCTGATCACCGCCTTCGCGGTCGCCATGGCCGTCGGCGGGCCGTTCATGACGGTCGCCCTGATGCGGCTGCCCCCCAGGACCGCGCTCATGACCCTGTTCGCGGTCTTCCTCGTCGGCAACGTGCTGGCGGCCGTCGCCCCCACGTACGCGGTCATGCTGGTCGCCCGCGTGATCACCGGCGTCGCCTCGCAGGCGTTCTTCGGCGTGGCCGTCTCGCTCACGGTCCGGCTGACGCCTCCCGAGGTACGCGGGCGCGCCATCGCCGTGGTCATGAACGGGCTGATGGTGGGCACCCTGCTCGGGCTGCCGCTGTCCACGTTCGTCGGCGACCGCCTCGGCTGGCGGGCGGCGTTCTGGGCCGTCAGCGCGCTGACCCTGGTCGCCGCCCTCGCCACGACGGCCGGGGTGCCCCGGTTGGAGCGGTCGCAGGACGACCGCGCGGGCCTGCGCCGGCAACTGGGCGTCTTCCGCAACCCCCGGCTGTGGCTGGCGCTGTCCACCAGCACGCTCATCATCGGCGCGACGTTCTCCGCCTTCAGCTACCTCAACCCGATCCTGACGCGCCTCACCGGGTTCGCCGCCGGGACCGTCCCGCTCCTGCTCGTCGCGTACGGCGCCGCCGCCGTGGCCGGCAACATCGTCGTCGGCCGCCTCGCCGACCGGCACACCATCGGCGTCCAGGTGTACGGCCTGGCCCTGAACGCCGTCTTCCTCGCCGGCTTCGCCCTGCTGGCCCACGTCAGCGTGCCCGCCCTGCTCTTCATGCTCGGCGTCGGCCTGGTCGGCGTCACCATGAACCCGGCCATGGTCACCCGCGTCCAGCGAGCCGGCAACGCCGGGCCACTGGTCAACACGGTCCACTCGTCGTTCATCACGCTCGGCGTCATCGTCGGCTCGTCGGCCGGCGGGCTGGCCATCGACGCCGCCGGGCTGCGTGCCCCGCTGTGGCTCGGCGCCGCGCTGGCCGTGCTCGGCCTGCTCACGCTGGTCCCGGAGCTGGTCCATCGGCCGGCCGCCGGCCGGCCGATGCGTGGAACGGCGGACACCGGACGGGCTACGGGCCGGATGGCGGCAGGGTCAGAACGGCGGCCGGCAGGTGACGCAGGGCCGGGGGGACGGTGA
- a CDS encoding tRNA adenosine deaminase-associated protein: MTDEDVFDFAVVVYREDECWDAEMLPVTLTSDLHGLIKALRQQPSESGTIGLVAVGDEFFVALRVLGERVDVFLSDIAASWDFPLARQVLEYLDVPVPDEEELDEILQDEELALPAGDLSIFADLGLDEMELGILSGDIDLLPEDVLSSIAARLGFSEPFERALESVFG; encoded by the coding sequence ATGACAGACGAAGACGTGTTCGACTTCGCCGTCGTGGTCTATCGGGAGGACGAGTGCTGGGACGCCGAGATGCTCCCGGTGACACTTACGTCCGACCTCCACGGCCTGATCAAGGCCCTGCGGCAGCAGCCGAGCGAGAGCGGCACGATCGGGCTGGTCGCCGTGGGCGACGAGTTCTTCGTGGCGCTGCGCGTGCTGGGTGAGCGGGTCGACGTGTTCCTGTCCGACATCGCGGCCTCGTGGGACTTCCCGCTGGCCAGGCAGGTCCTCGAATACCTCGACGTCCCGGTGCCCGACGAGGAGGAGCTCGACGAGATCCTCCAGGACGAGGAGCTGGCGCTGCCCGCCGGCGACCTGTCGATCTTCGCCGACCTGGGGCTCGACGAGATGGAGCTGGGCATCCTGTCCGGTGACATCGACCTGCTGCCCGAGGACGTGCTGTCCAGCATCGCCGCTCGACTCGGCTTCTCCGAGCCGTTCGAGCGTGCCCTCGAATCGGTCTTCGGCTGA
- a CDS encoding type II toxin-antitoxin system VapB family antitoxin translates to MIFKLVGDGRPYPEHGLTNRDWAQIPPRQVRLDSLITTKAMLDLHSLLAADSTFYGDLFPHVVQWQGELYLEDGLHRALRAALHQRSILHARVLELPT, encoded by the coding sequence GTGATCTTCAAGCTGGTCGGCGACGGACGCCCCTATCCCGAACATGGTCTGACCAATCGAGATTGGGCCCAGATACCGCCGCGGCAGGTCCGGCTCGACTCGTTGATCACCACGAAGGCGATGCTGGACCTGCATTCCCTGCTCGCCGCCGACTCCACGTTCTACGGTGATCTCTTTCCGCACGTGGTGCAGTGGCAGGGCGAGCTGTACCTGGAAGACGGCCTGCACCGGGCGCTGCGGGCCGCGCTCCACCAACGATCCATCCTGCACGCCCGCGTGCTGGAGCTGCCCACCTGA
- a CDS encoding carbohydrate ABC transporter permease — MNPRTTEQWSALGFVTPSVLGLGLFTLFPVGMAVVMSFFEWPMLGTREFVGLENFRYLLGEDPDFLTALRNTFVFTGLYVPLNLLLALGLAFWINRSRWANLWRVLFFVPAITPMVANAVIWKLLFQAVGGEPNLLADGRTALLAVVAMSVWQGFGYNMIVFSAAVNEMSPSVLEAASLDGATGLRRLVSVQLPLISPALFFATTMTLINALQVFTQPYILTAGGPGNATETLVMNVYQAGFESRDLGLAAAGAWLLFAIILGVTAVQFLGQKRWVHYES, encoded by the coding sequence GTGAACCCGCGCACGACAGAGCAGTGGAGCGCGCTCGGCTTCGTCACGCCGAGCGTGCTCGGGCTGGGACTGTTCACCCTGTTCCCGGTCGGGATGGCCGTCGTCATGAGCTTCTTCGAGTGGCCCATGCTCGGCACGCGGGAGTTCGTCGGCCTGGAGAACTTCCGCTACCTGCTCGGCGAGGACCCCGACTTCCTGACCGCGCTGCGCAACACCTTCGTCTTCACCGGCCTCTACGTGCCGCTCAACCTCCTGCTCGCGCTCGGCCTGGCGTTCTGGATCAACCGGTCACGCTGGGCGAACCTGTGGCGGGTGCTGTTCTTCGTCCCGGCCATCACCCCGATGGTGGCCAACGCGGTGATCTGGAAGTTGCTCTTCCAGGCCGTCGGCGGGGAGCCGAACCTGCTGGCCGACGGGCGCACCGCGCTGCTGGCCGTGGTCGCGATGAGCGTGTGGCAGGGGTTCGGCTACAACATGATCGTCTTTTCCGCGGCCGTCAACGAGATGTCGCCCAGCGTGCTGGAGGCCGCCTCGCTCGACGGGGCGACCGGGCTGCGCAGGCTCGTCAGCGTGCAACTGCCGCTGATCTCGCCGGCGCTGTTCTTCGCGACGACCATGACGCTGATCAACGCGCTGCAGGTCTTCACCCAGCCCTACATCCTCACGGCGGGCGGGCCGGGCAACGCCACCGAGACGCTGGTCATGAACGTCTACCAGGCCGGCTTCGAGTCACGCGACCTCGGGCTGGCCGCCGCGGGCGCGTGGCTGCTGTTCGCGATCATCCTCGGCGTCACGGCCGTGCAGTTCCTGGGCCAGAAACGGTGGGTCCACTATGAGAGCTAG